A DNA window from Streptomyces sp. B21-083 contains the following coding sequences:
- a CDS encoding metal-dependent hydrolase: MMGPAHSLSGAAAWLGVGAAAAAAGKPMPWPVVLVGALICAGAALAPDLDHKAATISRAFGPISRGLCEIVDKLSYAVYKATKKQGDPRRSGGHRTLTHTWLWAVLIGAGASAVAITGGRWGVLALLFVHIVLAIEGLLWRATRGSSADILVWLLAATSAWILAGVLDKPGNGSDWLFTDPGQTYLWLGLPIVLGALVHDIGDALTVSGCPVLWPIPIGRKRWYPIGPPKALRFRAGSWVELKVLMPAFMLLGGVGCAAALNFI; encoded by the coding sequence ATGATGGGACCAGCACACTCACTCTCGGGGGCCGCTGCCTGGCTCGGTGTCGGAGCCGCCGCGGCCGCGGCCGGCAAGCCGATGCCCTGGCCGGTGGTCCTGGTCGGTGCCCTGATCTGCGCCGGTGCCGCACTGGCCCCGGATCTCGACCACAAGGCGGCGACGATCTCGCGGGCCTTCGGACCGATCTCGCGCGGTCTGTGCGAGATCGTCGACAAGCTCTCCTACGCCGTCTACAAGGCGACGAAGAAGCAGGGCGATCCGCGCCGCTCGGGCGGGCACCGGACGCTGACGCACACCTGGCTGTGGGCGGTCCTGATCGGCGCGGGCGCCTCCGCCGTCGCGATCACCGGGGGCCGCTGGGGGGTGCTGGCGCTCCTCTTCGTGCACATCGTGCTCGCCATCGAAGGCCTGCTGTGGCGGGCGACCCGTGGCTCCAGCGCCGACATCCTGGTCTGGCTGCTGGCCGCGACCAGTGCCTGGATCCTGGCCGGTGTGCTCGACAAGCCGGGCAACGGCTCGGACTGGCTGTTCACCGACCCGGGGCAGACGTACCTGTGGCTCGGGCTGCCGATCGTCCTGGGCGCGCTGGTGCACGACATCGGGGACGCGCTGACGGTGTCCGGCTGCCCGGTCCTGTGGCCGATCCCGATCGGCCGCAAGCGCTGGTATCCGATCGGTCCGCCGAAGGCGCTGCGGTTCCGGGCGGGCAGCTGGGTCGAGCTGAAGGTGCTCATGCCGGCGTTCATGCTGCTCGGGGGAGTGGGCTGCGCGGCGGCGCTCAACTTCATCTGA
- a CDS encoding DUF6397 family protein, whose translation MSGISITPPAQTATTPPTGTLRTSGGPFAPSRAARELGLKRREFDLAVHLGCVRTVPDEGGGGRRVDRDEIHRLRNDENFPETLRERVRAVGTADGAKLMDVTPTRFTRLARLGLVTPVTFYLNRYRAVVWLYLADELRQFAVGEDSAPLLTGRTSQSLRDQLEAGLDRRPRNWRGRQLGFLLRPACDPWARAAVVASFLDPAQVAEIVDDPYERAYVNRLRPEQPAHGLPGSPTAGLAERIMTADDPDEILWLRADLTVTLAEARDHRPAPRPTSEPAPPAHEALEQQRVRPVPVPVQHGSRPEVAGRAGEPERTRGLLGRLRGRNPRPARDRERAARV comes from the coding sequence ATGTCAGGCATCAGCATCACGCCACCCGCTCAGACCGCCACCACACCGCCCACCGGCACGCTCCGAACCTCCGGCGGGCCCTTCGCACCGAGCCGTGCCGCACGTGAACTGGGATTGAAGCGGCGTGAGTTCGACCTCGCGGTCCACCTCGGGTGCGTCCGGACCGTTCCTGACGAAGGAGGCGGCGGCCGACGCGTCGACCGTGACGAGATCCACCGGCTGCGCAACGACGAAAACTTCCCCGAGACACTGCGCGAACGCGTCCGGGCGGTGGGCACGGCCGATGGCGCGAAGCTCATGGATGTGACGCCCACCCGGTTCACCCGCCTGGCGCGACTGGGCCTGGTGACACCGGTGACCTTCTACCTCAACCGCTACCGGGCCGTGGTGTGGCTGTATCTCGCCGACGAACTAAGGCAGTTCGCGGTCGGCGAGGACAGCGCCCCGCTACTGACCGGCCGCACCTCGCAGAGTCTGCGCGACCAACTCGAAGCAGGCCTGGACCGGCGGCCCCGCAACTGGCGGGGACGGCAACTGGGATTCCTGCTCCGGCCGGCCTGCGACCCGTGGGCGCGGGCCGCGGTCGTGGCGTCCTTCCTCGACCCCGCCCAGGTCGCGGAAATCGTCGACGACCCTTACGAACGCGCCTATGTGAACCGCTTGCGGCCGGAACAGCCGGCCCACGGCCTGCCGGGTTCGCCCACCGCCGGTCTCGCCGAACGGATCATGACGGCGGACGATCCGGACGAGATCCTCTGGCTTCGCGCGGACCTGACCGTAACGCTGGCCGAGGCCCGCGACCACCGACCCGCACCGCGCCCTACGTCGGAACCGGCCCCGCCCGCGCACGAAGCGCTCGAACAGCAGCGCGTCCGGCCCGTGCCCGTGCCCGTGCAGCACGGCAGCCGACCGGAGGTGGCCGGGCGAGCCGGCGAACCAGAGCGAACCCGCGGCCTGTTGGGCCGCCTGCGCGGCAGAAACCCACGACCCGCACGGGACCGCGAGCGCGCCGCGCGGGTCTGA
- a CDS encoding roadblock/LC7 domain-containing protein, whose product MAEKQGLGWLLDDLTERVEHIRHALVLSNDGLVTGASTGLRREDAEHLAAVSSGLHSLAKGSGRHFGAGRVRQTMIEFDDAVLFVTAAGTGSCLCVLSAAEADIGQIAYEMTLLVNRVGEHLDVDARQPANIPTSDL is encoded by the coding sequence ATGGCGGAGAAGCAAGGACTTGGCTGGCTTCTGGACGATCTGACCGAGCGTGTCGAACACATACGACATGCCCTGGTCCTGTCGAACGACGGGCTGGTGACCGGTGCGAGTACGGGACTTCGACGTGAGGACGCCGAGCATCTGGCCGCCGTGTCGTCGGGCCTGCACAGCCTGGCGAAGGGCTCGGGACGTCACTTCGGCGCGGGCAGAGTGCGTCAGACGATGATCGAGTTCGACGACGCGGTGCTGTTCGTCACGGCGGCCGGCACCGGCAGCTGTCTGTGCGTGCTCAGCGCCGCCGAGGCCGACATCGGCCAGATCGCCTACGAGATGACACTGCTCGTCAATCGGGTCGGCGAACACCTCGACGTGGACGCCAGGCAACCCGCAAACATTCCGACATCAGACCTCTGA
- a CDS encoding ABC transporter ATP-binding protein: protein MIGVAPPAYDPAAPTTASTLPVGASATVRAYVAELFRRHRRAFLLLVTVNTVSVMASMSGPYLLGDLVERVSDNTRELHLELAVGLFAVALVVQALFVRQVRLRGAMLGERMLADLREDFLVRAVGLPPGVLERAGTGDLLSRITTDIDRLANAMREAVPQLAIGVVWAALLLGGLVVTAPPLAPAVLLAVPLLTIGCRWYFRRAPSGYRAEAAGYAAVAAVLAETVDAGRTIEAHRLGDRRIELSDRRVREWTAWERYTLWLRCVLFPVINATHVTVLCSVLMIGGVFVLQGWIDVGQLTTSALLAQMLVDPVGIILRWYDELQVAQVSLARLVGVRDIEPDAGDSSLAPEGRDVHADQVHFGYREGVDVLRKVSLEVAPGTRLALVGPSGAGKSTLGRLLAGIYAPRTGRVTMGGAELSRMPAEEVRSHVALVNQEHHVFVGSLRDNLLLARTDAGDAELWAALGAVDADGWARALDEGLDTEVGSGGAALTPAQAQQIALARLVLADPHTLVLDEATSLLDPRAARHLERSLARVLDGRTVVAIAHRLHTAHDADVIAVVENGRISELGSHDELVAADGAYAALWRSWHG from the coding sequence ATGATCGGCGTGGCGCCACCGGCGTACGACCCGGCGGCCCCGACAACGGCGAGCACCCTGCCGGTCGGCGCCTCCGCGACCGTACGCGCCTATGTGGCCGAACTGTTCCGCAGGCACCGCCGTGCCTTCCTGCTGCTGGTCACGGTCAACACGGTCTCCGTCATGGCCTCCATGTCCGGCCCCTACCTGCTGGGTGACCTCGTCGAACGGGTCTCGGACAACACCCGGGAACTCCATCTGGAGCTCGCTGTCGGCCTGTTCGCCGTCGCGCTGGTCGTACAGGCCTTGTTCGTACGGCAGGTGCGGCTGCGCGGCGCGATGCTCGGCGAGCGGATGCTGGCCGACCTGCGCGAGGACTTCCTCGTCCGGGCGGTCGGGCTGCCGCCCGGTGTCCTGGAACGGGCGGGCACGGGTGACCTGCTCTCCCGCATCACCACCGACATCGACCGGCTCGCCAACGCGATGCGCGAGGCGGTGCCGCAGCTCGCCATCGGTGTGGTGTGGGCGGCGCTGCTGCTCGGCGGCCTCGTCGTCACCGCGCCGCCGCTGGCGCCCGCCGTACTGCTCGCCGTGCCGCTCCTGACGATCGGCTGCCGCTGGTACTTCCGGCGCGCGCCCTCCGGCTACCGCGCGGAGGCCGCCGGGTACGCCGCTGTCGCCGCCGTGCTCGCGGAGACCGTGGACGCCGGGCGGACCATCGAGGCCCACCGCCTCGGCGACCGCCGGATCGAGCTGTCGGACCGGAGGGTCAGGGAGTGGACGGCCTGGGAGCGCTACACGCTGTGGCTGCGGTGCGTGCTCTTCCCGGTCATCAACGCCACCCATGTGACCGTGCTGTGCTCGGTGCTCATGATCGGCGGGGTGTTCGTGCTCCAGGGCTGGATCGACGTGGGTCAGCTGACCACCAGCGCACTGCTCGCCCAGATGCTCGTCGACCCGGTGGGAATCATCCTGCGCTGGTACGACGAGCTCCAGGTCGCTCAGGTGTCGCTGGCCCGGCTGGTCGGGGTCCGGGACATCGAGCCGGACGCCGGGGACTCCTCGCTGGCCCCGGAGGGTCGGGACGTGCACGCGGACCAGGTGCACTTCGGCTACCGGGAGGGTGTGGACGTCCTGCGCAAGGTCTCCCTGGAGGTCGCGCCCGGCACCCGGCTGGCTCTGGTGGGCCCCTCGGGCGCGGGGAAGTCCACGCTGGGCAGGCTGCTCGCCGGGATCTACGCCCCCCGGACCGGCCGTGTCACGATGGGCGGCGCCGAGCTGTCCAGGATGCCCGCCGAGGAGGTCCGCTCGCACGTCGCGCTGGTCAACCAGGAGCACCACGTCTTCGTCGGCTCCCTGCGCGACAACCTGCTGCTCGCCCGCACTGACGCGGGGGACGCAGAGCTGTGGGCGGCGCTGGGCGCGGTCGACGCGGACGGCTGGGCCCGGGCCCTCGACGAGGGCCTGGACACCGAGGTCGGGTCGGGCGGGGCCGCGCTCACCCCGGCGCAGGCCCAGCAGATCGCGCTGGCCCGGCTGGTCCTGGCCGACCCGCACACGCTGGTCCTGGACGAGGCGACCTCGCTCCTCGACCCGCGCGCGGCCCGTCATCTGGAGCGGTCCCTGGCCCGGGTCCTGGACGGCCGTACGGTCGTCGCCATCGCCCACCGGCTGCACACGGCCCATGACGCGGACGTCATCGCCGTAGTGGAGAACGGCCGGATCAGCGAGCTGGGCAGCCACGACGAGCTGGTCGCGGCGGACGGGGCGTACGCGGCGCTGTGGCGGTCGTGGCACGGGTGA
- a CDS encoding DUF742 domain-containing protein, with translation MTEDTTGTLREPGSQWYDNEAGPLVRPYAMTGGRTRPGPTGVRFDLIALVTLDPGAPAMDDDTVLGPEHRTLVDLCRTETQSVAELAADADLPVGVVRVLLGDLLELGCVTVSRPVPPAQLPDERILREVIEGLRAL, from the coding sequence ATGACCGAGGACACGACAGGCACCCTGCGGGAACCGGGCAGCCAGTGGTACGACAACGAGGCCGGGCCCCTCGTCCGTCCGTACGCCATGACGGGCGGACGCACCAGACCCGGCCCCACGGGGGTGCGCTTCGACCTGATCGCGCTCGTCACGCTCGACCCGGGCGCGCCCGCCATGGACGACGACACCGTGCTCGGCCCCGAGCATCGGACCCTCGTCGACCTGTGCCGTACGGAGACACAGTCCGTCGCCGAACTCGCCGCGGACGCCGACCTCCCCGTAGGAGTGGTGAGGGTGCTGCTCGGTGACCTCCTGGAACTGGGCTGTGTCACCGTCAGCCGTCCGGTACCGCCCGCGCAGCTGCCCGATGAACGCATTCTGCGCGAGGTGATCGAAGGACTGAGGGCGCTGTAG
- a CDS encoding acyl-CoA thioesterase — MTNAAERLVDLLDLEQIEVNIFRGRSPDESLQRVFGGQVAGQALVAAGRTTDGERPVHSLHAYFLRPGRPGVPIVYQVERVRDGRSFTTRRVTAVQQGRTIFNLTASFHKPEEGSFEHQLPPARKVPDPESLPNVTQEIKEHLGALPEQFERMARRQPFDIRYVDRLLWTPEEVQRLEPRSAVWMRTVGPLGDDPLVHTCALTYASDMTLLDAVRLPVEPLFGPRTFDMASLDHAMWFHRPFRADEWFLYDQESPIATGGRGLARGRIYDVEGRLLVSVVQEGLFRKLS, encoded by the coding sequence ATGACGAACGCAGCCGAGAGACTCGTCGACCTGCTGGACCTGGAGCAGATCGAGGTCAACATCTTTCGTGGCCGCAGCCCCGACGAATCCCTCCAGCGGGTCTTCGGCGGCCAGGTGGCGGGCCAGGCCCTGGTCGCCGCCGGGCGCACCACGGACGGCGAGCGTCCTGTGCACTCGCTGCACGCGTACTTCCTGCGCCCGGGCCGTCCGGGCGTGCCGATCGTGTACCAGGTCGAACGGGTCCGTGACGGCCGGTCGTTCACGACCCGGCGGGTCACGGCCGTGCAGCAGGGCCGCACGATCTTCAATCTCACCGCCTCCTTTCACAAGCCCGAGGAAGGCAGCTTCGAACATCAGCTGCCGCCGGCCCGGAAGGTCCCCGATCCGGAGTCCCTGCCGAACGTCACCCAGGAGATCAAGGAGCATCTCGGCGCGCTGCCCGAGCAGTTCGAACGTATGGCGCGCCGTCAGCCCTTCGACATCCGTTATGTGGACCGATTGCTCTGGACCCCCGAGGAGGTCCAGCGGTTGGAACCGCGCAGCGCGGTGTGGATGCGCACCGTCGGCCCGCTGGGAGACGACCCGCTCGTCCACACCTGTGCGCTGACGTACGCCAGCGACATGACGCTGCTGGACGCCGTCCGCCTCCCGGTGGAGCCCCTGTTCGGCCCGCGGACCTTCGACATGGCCTCGCTGGACCACGCCATGTGGTTTCACCGGCCGTTCCGCGCGGACGAGTGGTTCCTGTACGACCAGGAGTCGCCCATCGCCACGGGCGGGCGCGGACTGGCCCGCGGCCGGATCTACGACGTCGAGGGCAGGCTGCTCGTCTCCGTGGTCCAGGAGGGGTTGTTCCGGAAACTGAGCTGA
- a CDS encoding type B 50S ribosomal protein L31, producing MQQDKQPAYQPVVFRDRTAGYAFLTRSTATSEQTIEWDDGETYPVVDVEISSESHPFYTGKARTVDTEGRVAAFERRYGGTEGQS from the coding sequence ATGCAGCAGGACAAGCAGCCCGCCTACCAGCCGGTCGTCTTCCGGGACCGGACCGCCGGATACGCCTTCCTGACCCGGTCCACCGCGACGAGCGAGCAGACCATCGAGTGGGACGACGGCGAGACGTACCCGGTCGTGGACGTGGAGATCTCCTCGGAGAGCCACCCGTTCTACACCGGCAAGGCGCGGACGGTGGACACCGAGGGCCGCGTCGCCGCGTTCGAACGGCGATACGGCGGCACGGAGGGCCAGAGCTGA
- a CDS encoding PPOX class F420-dependent oxidoreductase — protein MAQKMTDEEWRAFVSHGTRTGKLSSVRADGSPHVAPIWFLLDGDDLVFNTGKDTVKGRNLARDGRIALCVDDDRPPFDYVVIQGRATLSEELDDVRHWAARIGARYMGEERAEEFGARNGVPGELLVRVRIEKVLAQTAVAH, from the coding sequence ATGGCACAGAAGATGACTGACGAGGAATGGCGGGCCTTCGTCTCGCACGGCACCCGCACCGGAAAGCTGTCGAGCGTCCGAGCGGACGGAAGCCCGCACGTGGCCCCGATCTGGTTTCTGCTCGACGGTGATGACCTGGTGTTCAACACCGGGAAGGACACGGTGAAGGGGCGCAACCTGGCCCGCGACGGCCGGATAGCGCTGTGCGTGGACGACGACCGGCCACCTTTCGACTACGTCGTGATCCAGGGCCGGGCGACGCTGTCGGAGGAACTGGACGACGTCCGGCACTGGGCCGCGCGCATCGGCGCGCGTTACATGGGCGAGGAGCGGGCCGAGGAGTTCGGCGCCCGAAACGGTGTTCCCGGGGAACTGCTCGTCCGCGTCCGCATCGAGAAGGTGCTGGCGCAGACCGCCGTCGCCCACTGA
- a CDS encoding DUF5709 domain-containing protein yields MDSDEGWGDDVYQPDGSEVQDDAGLLDAEDTLVTDGVDDPLDRGWSPPDRPWAVERSGVTAAERRQGETLDRRLAEELPDIAASDGDGIGDCSGTDGEPLDNEVGAARSGRLVAPDEGAHEDEESGLIATDVGIDGAAASAEEAAMHIVDEDALSG; encoded by the coding sequence GTGGACAGTGACGAGGGATGGGGAGACGACGTCTACCAGCCCGACGGATCCGAGGTACAGGACGACGCGGGTCTGCTGGATGCCGAGGACACCCTGGTCACCGACGGAGTCGATGACCCCCTCGACCGCGGCTGGTCCCCTCCGGACCGGCCCTGGGCGGTGGAGCGCTCCGGTGTGACGGCGGCGGAGCGTCGTCAGGGCGAGACCCTCGACCGGCGCCTTGCCGAGGAACTGCCGGACATCGCGGCATCGGACGGCGACGGCATCGGCGACTGCTCGGGGACCGACGGCGAGCCGCTGGACAACGAGGTGGGCGCCGCCCGCTCCGGTCGCCTGGTGGCCCCGGACGAGGGCGCGCACGAGGACGAGGAGAGCGGGCTGATCGCCACCGACGTGGGGATCGACGGCGCCGCGGCCTCGGCCGAGGAGGCCGCGATGCACATCGTCGACGAGGACGCTCTGTCCGGCTGA
- a CDS encoding roadblock/LC7 domain-containing protein, giving the protein MIKDPGTRAERRSGELDWLLDDLVLRVSEVRHAVVLSNDGLAVGASTDLKREDAEHLAAVASGFHSLAKGAGRHFGAGGVRQTMVEMDDGFLFVAAAGDGSCLAVLTAVTADIGLVAYEMARLVKRVGEHLHTAPRSAARPPAAG; this is encoded by the coding sequence ATGATCAAGGACCCGGGCACGAGGGCGGAGCGGCGCTCCGGCGAACTCGACTGGCTGCTGGACGACCTCGTACTGCGCGTCAGCGAGGTACGGCACGCGGTGGTGCTCTCCAACGACGGACTCGCGGTGGGCGCCTCCACCGATCTCAAACGCGAGGACGCGGAGCACCTGGCCGCGGTCGCCTCGGGCTTCCACAGCCTTGCCAAGGGTGCGGGACGGCACTTCGGCGCCGGTGGCGTGCGGCAGACCATGGTGGAGATGGACGACGGCTTCCTGTTCGTCGCCGCCGCGGGCGACGGCTCCTGCCTCGCGGTACTCACCGCCGTGACCGCCGACATAGGCCTCGTGGCGTACGAGATGGCGCGGCTGGTGAAACGCGTGGGCGAGCACCTCCACACGGCGCCTCGGTCAGCTGCCCGCCCGCCTGCCGCCGGATGA
- a CDS encoding DEAD/DEAH box helicase yields MTLIDQLPQTADPDALYEAFESWAQERGLTLYPHQEEALIEVVSGANVIVSTPTGSGKSMIAAGAHFAALARDEVTFYTAPIKALVSEKFFELCKIFGTENVGMLTGDASVNSDAPVICCTAEVLASIALRDGKQADVNQVVMDEFHFYAEGDRGWAWQIPILELPQAQFILMSATLGDVAMFEKDLTRRTGRPTSVVRSAVRPVPLSYEYKLTPMTETLTELLETRQAPVYIVHFTQAQAVERAQALMSINMCTREEKDKIADLIGNFRFTTKFGQNLSRYVRHGIGVHHAGMLPKYRRLVEKLAQAGLLKVICGTDTLGVGVNVPIRTVLFTALTKYDGSRVRTLRAREFHQIAGRAGRAGFDTAGFVVAQAPEHVIENEKSLAKAGDDPKKRRKVVRKKAPEGFVGWSDSTFEKLITSDPEPLTSRFRVTHTMLLSVIARPGNAFDAMRHLLEDNHEPRKQQLRHIRRAIAIYRSLLDGGVVEKLDVPDPTGRIVRLTVDLQQDFALNQPLSTFALASFELLDPESPSYALDMVSVVESTLDDPRQILAAQQNKARGEAVAAMKADGVEYEERMERLQDVSYPKPLEELLFHAYDTYRKSHPWVGDHPLSPKSVIRDMYERAMSFTELVSHYDLARTEGIVLRYLAGAFKALDHTVPDDLKSEDLQDLIAWLGEMVRQVDSSLLDEWEQLANPEVMTAEEAQEKADQVKPVTANARAFRVLVRNAMFRRVELAALDQVAALGELDAEAGWDADAWGEAMDKYWDEYEDLGTGPDARGPRLLMIEEEPQNRLWRVRQTFADPNGDHDWGISAEVDLVASDTEGRAVIKVTAVGQL; encoded by the coding sequence GTGACCCTCATCGATCAGCTGCCGCAGACCGCAGACCCCGACGCCCTCTACGAAGCCTTCGAGTCGTGGGCCCAGGAGCGCGGTCTCACGCTCTACCCGCACCAGGAGGAGGCGCTGATCGAGGTGGTCTCGGGTGCGAATGTGATCGTGTCGACGCCCACCGGGTCCGGCAAGAGCATGATCGCGGCGGGCGCGCACTTCGCCGCGCTGGCCCGGGACGAGGTCACCTTCTACACCGCTCCGATCAAGGCCCTGGTCTCGGAGAAGTTCTTCGAGCTGTGCAAGATCTTCGGCACGGAGAACGTCGGCATGCTGACCGGCGACGCCTCCGTCAACTCCGATGCCCCCGTCATCTGCTGCACGGCCGAGGTGCTGGCGTCCATCGCGCTGCGCGACGGCAAGCAGGCGGATGTCAACCAGGTCGTGATGGACGAGTTCCACTTCTACGCCGAGGGCGACCGCGGCTGGGCCTGGCAGATCCCGATCCTTGAGCTGCCGCAGGCGCAGTTCATCCTGATGTCGGCGACGCTGGGCGACGTCGCGATGTTCGAGAAGGACCTCACCCGCCGTACCGGCCGCCCGACCTCGGTGGTCCGCTCGGCGGTCCGTCCGGTCCCGCTGTCGTACGAGTACAAGCTGACGCCCATGACCGAGACGCTGACGGAGCTGCTGGAGACGAGGCAGGCGCCCGTCTACATCGTGCACTTCACGCAGGCGCAGGCGGTGGAGCGCGCACAGGCGCTGATGAGTATCAACATGTGCACGCGTGAGGAGAAGGACAAGATCGCCGACCTGATCGGCAACTTCCGCTTCACCACCAAGTTCGGCCAGAACCTGTCCCGCTACGTCCGGCACGGCATCGGTGTCCATCACGCCGGCATGCTTCCCAAGTACCGCCGGCTGGTCGAGAAGCTGGCCCAGGCAGGCTTGTTGAAGGTCATCTGCGGTACGGACACACTGGGCGTCGGTGTCAACGTGCCCATCCGTACGGTGCTGTTCACGGCGCTGACGAAGTACGACGGCAGTCGCGTACGGACCCTGCGCGCGCGTGAGTTCCACCAGATCGCCGGCCGGGCGGGCCGCGCGGGCTTCGACACGGCGGGCTTCGTCGTCGCGCAGGCGCCCGAGCACGTCATCGAGAACGAGAAGTCGCTCGCCAAGGCGGGCGACGACCCGAAGAAGCGCCGCAAGGTGGTCCGCAAGAAGGCGCCCGAGGGTTTTGTCGGCTGGTCGGACAGCACCTTCGAGAAGCTGATCACCTCCGATCCGGAGCCGCTGACCTCGCGTTTCCGGGTGACCCACACCATGCTGCTGTCGGTGATCGCCCGCCCCGGCAACGCCTTCGACGCGATGCGGCACCTTCTGGAGGACAACCACGAGCCGCGCAAGCAGCAACTGCGGCACATCCGGCGCGCGATCGCCATCTACCGCTCGCTGCTGGACGGCGGTGTCGTCGAGAAGCTGGACGTGCCCGACCCGACGGGACGCATCGTGCGGCTGACCGTGGATCTCCAGCAGGACTTCGCGCTGAACCAGCCGCTGTCGACCTTCGCGCTGGCCTCGTTCGAGCTCCTCGACCCCGAGTCGCCGTCGTACGCGCTGGACATGGTGTCGGTCGTCGAGTCCACGCTGGACGACCCGCGCCAGATTCTCGCGGCCCAGCAGAACAAGGCGCGCGGCGAGGCGGTCGCGGCGATGAAGGCGGACGGCGTCGAGTACGAGGAGCGCATGGAGCGCCTCCAGGACGTCTCGTACCCGAAGCCGTTGGAAGAGCTGCTCTTCCACGCCTACGACACCTACCGCAAGAGCCACCCGTGGGTCGGCGATCATCCTCTCTCCCCCAAGTCCGTCATCCGTGACATGTACGAACGCGCCATGTCCTTCACCGAGTTGGTCTCCCACTACGATCTGGCCCGCACCGAGGGCATCGTGCTGCGCTATCTCGCCGGCGCCTTCAAGGCCCTCGACCACACCGTCCCGGACGACCTCAAGTCCGAGGATCTGCAGGATCTGATCGCCTGGCTGGGCGAGATGGTGCGTCAGGTCGACTCCAGCCTCCTGGACGAGTGGGAGCAGCTCGCCAACCCGGAGGTGATGACCGCCGAGGAGGCCCAGGAAAAAGCGGACCAGGTCAAGCCGGTCACGGCCAACGCGCGGGCCTTCCGTGTCCTCGTCCGCAATGCCATGTTCCGCCGCGTCGAACTGGCCGCGCTCGACCAGGTGGCAGCTCTCGGTGAACTGGACGCGGAGGCCGGCTGGGACGCCGACGCGTGGGGCGAGGCGATGGACAAGTACTGGGACGAGTACGAGGACCTCGGCACCGGCCCCGACGCCCGCGGCCCCCGGCTGCTGATGATCGAGGAGGAGCCGCAGAACAGGCTGTGGCGCGTCCGGCAGACCTTCGCCGACCCGAACGGCGACCACGACTGGGGCATCAGCGCGGAAGTCGACCTCGTGGCCTCCGACACGGAGGGCCGTGCGGTCATCAAGGTGACGGCCGTCGGTCAGCTGTGA
- a CDS encoding GTP-binding protein: MVSEHSDATDDEMSALALKILVAGGFGVGKTTLVGAVSEIRPLRTEELLSEAGQSVDDTDGVDQKVTTTVAMDFGRITIRSGLSLYLFGTPGQDRFWFLWDELSQGALGAVVLADTRRLEDCFPAVDYFEHRHIPFVVAVNCFAGARSYNVQDVSRALDLDQGTPVVLCDARDRDSGKEVLIRLVEYAGRMHTARLLDSVS, translated from the coding sequence ATGGTCTCCGAGCACTCCGACGCCACGGACGACGAGATGTCCGCACTGGCGCTGAAGATTCTGGTCGCCGGTGGATTCGGCGTGGGTAAGACCACCCTGGTGGGCGCGGTCAGTGAGATCAGGCCGCTGCGCACCGAGGAACTGCTGAGCGAGGCAGGCCAGTCGGTGGACGACACCGACGGTGTGGACCAGAAGGTCACCACGACCGTCGCCATGGACTTCGGCCGCATCACCATTCGCTCAGGCCTGTCCCTGTATCTGTTCGGTACGCCGGGCCAGGACCGTTTCTGGTTTCTGTGGGACGAACTGTCGCAAGGCGCCCTCGGGGCCGTCGTCCTCGCGGACACCCGCCGACTGGAGGACTGTTTCCCCGCCGTGGACTACTTCGAGCACCGCCACATCCCCTTCGTGGTGGCCGTCAACTGCTTCGCGGGCGCCCGCTCCTACAACGTGCAGGACGTGTCGCGCGCCCTCGACCTCGACCAGGGCACGCCCGTGGTGCTCTGCGACGCCCGCGACCGTGACTCGGGCAAGGAAGTGCTGATCCGACTGGTCGAGTACGCCGGGCGGATGCACACCGCCCGGCTGCTCGACTCCGTGAGCTGA